The following proteins come from a genomic window of Verrucomicrobiia bacterium:
- a CDS encoding type II toxin-antitoxin system death-on-curing family toxin, with the protein MITYLTEEQILLVHFQLVERYGGSHGVRDIERIKSVAHAVRQEAFGVEQYPSLYEKAAVYVRNIIADHPFADGNKRTGITSGVMFLRMNKKRFSAKRGELEDFAVKVATDHLSVNEIAAWLEGHCVK; encoded by the coding sequence ATGATTACATATCTTACTGAAGAGCAGATCCTGCTTGTACACTTCCAGCTCGTAGAGCGATATGGTGGATCGCATGGCGTGCGTGACATTGAACGAATAAAGTCGGTTGCTCACGCCGTTCGGCAGGAAGCTTTCGGCGTGGAGCAATATCCGAGCTTGTACGAGAAGGCGGCTGTTTATGTTCGCAATATTATTGCTGACCACCCTTTTGCTGACGGCAACAAACGGACGGGGATTACGAGTGGTGTCATGTTCTTGCGGATGAACAAGAAGCGATTTTCTGCTAAGCGGGGTGAGTTAGAGGATTTTGCAGTAAAGGTTGCAACAGACCATTTGTCGGTGAATGAAATAGCCGCTTGGCTTGAGGGTCATTGCGTTAAATAG
- a CDS encoding ABC transporter permease translates to MTFAQSITYNVTDTWAITRRNLLRYVRLPQLLFFSSVQPVMFLLLFNFVFGGAIGNEAAIPGAKYINYLLPGILVQSSLFGALNTGVGLAEDMGKGIVDRFRSLPMSRGAVLAGRTFSDMIRNIATMSIMITVGSLLGFRFLGGFLGAIETVLIVLAFSYAFAWMLGFVGLSVKDSETAQMAGFVSIFPLTFASAAFVPVQSMPSWLQVFARNQPVTHAVNAARELALGLPSTGAWWKLLLWVAGMLLVFMPLAVSRYKSRS, encoded by the coding sequence ATGACCTTTGCTCAATCTATAACCTATAACGTTACTGACACGTGGGCTATCACGCGCCGCAACCTGCTGCGTTACGTGCGACTACCGCAACTGCTATTTTTCTCGTCCGTGCAGCCCGTCATGTTCCTCTTGTTGTTTAACTTTGTGTTTGGTGGAGCCATTGGTAACGAGGCGGCCATCCCCGGTGCCAAGTACATTAACTACTTGCTGCCTGGTATCTTGGTGCAGTCTTCGCTATTTGGTGCGCTCAATACGGGTGTTGGTTTGGCAGAGGATATGGGTAAGGGTATTGTTGATCGTTTTCGCAGTCTGCCTATGAGTCGGGGCGCCGTGTTGGCGGGCCGGACGTTCTCTGACATGATCCGCAATATTGCCACCATGAGTATCATGATTACGGTAGGAAGCTTGTTGGGCTTTCGGTTCCTAGGCGGTTTCCTGGGTGCCATAGAGACGGTCCTGATCGTACTGGCCTTTAGCTACGCCTTTGCCTGGATGCTTGGGTTTGTTGGCCTGTCTGTCAAAGATTCCGAGACGGCCCAGATGGCTGGCTTTGTATCTATCTTTCCCCTGACCTTCGCCAGTGCGGCCTTTGTGCCCGTTCAGTCTATGCCTTCATGGCTGCAAGTATTTGCCCGCAATCAGCCTGTCACACACGCCGTGAACGCCGCTCGTGAGCTGGCGCTGGGTCTGCCCAGCACTGGTGCCTGGTGGAAGCTCTTGCTGTGGGTAGCCGGCATGCTGTTGGTATTTATGCCGCTGGCAGTGTCGCGCTACAAATCCCGCTCCTAG
- a CDS encoding DNA-3-methyladenine glycosylase produces MATTANEQTLTLAIHYLSKADPSLAPVIASSPLPDLHPHQNYYQELVDSIISQQLSVKAARTIEKRFCELFGGADFPLPEQILTKDIEELRSAGLSRPKAAYIRDLAQHVVDGKVKFGHLDSLSNDEVIAELTAVKGIGEWTAHMFLMFCMGRLDVLPSGDLGIRNGVRALYGLDHCPQSDEVKVLAQKNQWHPYESVAAWYLWQSLDNAPAI; encoded by the coding sequence ATGGCAACAACCGCAAATGAACAGACTCTTACCTTGGCGATTCATTATTTATCGAAGGCCGACCCCAGTCTGGCCCCGGTTATCGCCAGCAGCCCCTTGCCTGACCTGCACCCACACCAGAACTACTATCAAGAGTTAGTGGATAGCATCATCAGCCAGCAGCTGAGCGTCAAAGCTGCCCGCACCATAGAGAAGCGCTTTTGCGAACTCTTTGGTGGCGCCGATTTCCCCCTGCCCGAACAGATCCTGACAAAAGACATAGAAGAGTTGCGCAGTGCTGGCCTAAGCCGCCCCAAGGCCGCGTATATTCGTGACCTAGCCCAGCACGTGGTAGACGGCAAAGTAAAGTTTGGCCACCTGGACAGCCTGTCTAACGACGAAGTTATTGCAGAGCTGACAGCCGTCAAAGGCATCGGCGAATGGACCGCCCACATGTTCCTGATGTTCTGCATGGGCCGCTTAGACGTGCTGCCCTCGGGCGACCTAGGCATTCGCAATGGTGTACGGGCCCTGTACGGCCTGGACCACTGCCCGCAATCTGACGAAGTCAAAGTACTTGCCCAGAAAAATCAGTGGCACCCTTATGAATCTGTTGCCGCCTGGTACCTGTGGCAATCCCTAGACAACGCGCCCGCTATTTAA
- a CDS encoding ATP-binding cassette domain-containing protein, with amino-acid sequence MKIAFEVADVYKHFGDVKALDGVSLRAEQGKVFGLLGPNGAGKTTLVRMLSTLMNPDKGTLHVMGVDVVKQPHRVREMIGLAGQYAAVDEFLTGRENLYMVGRLYHMGKKEAYARADEILENLGLTDAANRPARTYSGGMRRRLDLGGSLVARPKILFLDEPTTGLDPRTRLDLWDTIRELVQDGTSILLTTQYLEEADELADQIAVIDHGKVIVEGTSDQLKSQMGGDVIEFEVKPSQVEKAAQAVRMFGTKDPKIEGATITLPVRDGRKKLVEVVRTLDAAKIAPESIALHRPSLDDVFLAVTGKDAKNLPKDAKNLSKASNPAPKPPIPASIRPSSPTVTTVTPGKPERIATRNGSALASGARLRTDSKKKGGKK; translated from the coding sequence ATGAAAATAGCTTTCGAAGTAGCCGACGTCTACAAACATTTTGGCGACGTCAAAGCCCTGGATGGCGTGAGTCTCCGGGCAGAACAAGGAAAAGTTTTTGGCCTGCTGGGCCCTAACGGCGCTGGCAAGACTACGCTGGTGCGTATGCTCAGTACGCTCATGAACCCAGACAAAGGAACGTTGCATGTTATGGGCGTAGACGTGGTTAAGCAACCACATCGTGTGCGTGAGATGATCGGGCTGGCTGGGCAGTATGCTGCTGTAGACGAGTTTTTGACCGGCCGCGAGAACCTATACATGGTGGGGCGGCTGTACCACATGGGCAAAAAAGAAGCCTATGCACGGGCCGATGAAATCTTGGAAAACCTCGGCCTGACCGACGCTGCCAATCGTCCAGCCCGTACCTACTCTGGCGGTATGCGCCGTCGACTGGACCTGGGTGGCAGCTTGGTGGCTCGCCCCAAGATACTGTTTTTGGACGAACCCACGACTGGCCTAGACCCCCGCACTCGCCTGGATCTATGGGACACTATCCGTGAACTCGTCCAGGATGGCACCAGCATCCTACTGACCACACAGTACCTGGAAGAGGCAGATGAGCTGGCGGATCAGATTGCTGTCATAGACCACGGCAAAGTTATCGTGGAAGGCACCAGCGACCAGCTGAAGAGCCAAATGGGTGGTGACGTCATAGAATTCGAAGTCAAGCCATCCCAGGTAGAGAAGGCTGCGCAGGCCGTTCGTATGTTTGGCACCAAAGATCCAAAGATAGAAGGTGCCACCATTACCCTGCCCGTGCGTGACGGACGCAAAAAGCTGGTAGAAGTTGTTCGGACCCTAGACGCTGCCAAGATTGCGCCCGAGTCTATCGCCCTGCACCGCCCTAGCCTGGACGATGTCTTTCTGGCAGTTACCGGTAAAGATGCCAAGAACCTACCCAAGGATGCCAAGAACCTATCCAAAGCCTCCAATCCCGCGCCAAAACCGCCCATTCCGGCGTCAATCCGTCCTAGCTCTCCAACCGTAACTACGGTTACACCAGGAAAGCCAGAACGAATTGCCACTCGAAATGGATCAGCTTTGGCATCGGGAGCGAGACTTCGGACAGATTCTAAGAAAAAGGGAGGCAAGAAATGA